One Alligator mississippiensis isolate rAllMis1 chromosome 1, rAllMis1, whole genome shotgun sequence genomic window carries:
- the C1H12orf57 gene encoding protein C10: MPANSPERGLEAERRGASEAGGRGEPPRRCGHFPGAAAAFQEPSANLRSGGRCLRSPRPACMSSLQRPMAASGPASAAPLSAEQAKVVLAEVLKAFGAPENAQRLDEARDNACNDMGKMLQFLLPVATQIQQDVIKAYGFSSDGEGVLKFARLIKSYESQDPEIASMSGKLKAMFLPPMTLPPHGSGTGGVAAS; the protein is encoded by the exons ATGCCGGCGAACTCGCCCGAGCGCGGGCTGGAAGCCGAGCGCCGCGGCGCCAGCGAGGCGGGGGGGCGCGGGGAGCCGCCGCGGCGCTGCGGACATTTCCCGGGAGCGGCGGCTGCGTTTCAGGAGCCTTCCGCGAACCTGCGGA GCGGCGGTAGGTGCCTGAGGAGCCCGCGCCCTGCCTGCATGTCCAGCCTGCAGCGCCCCATGGCGGCCTCGGGCCCGGCCTCGGCGGCGCCGCTGAGCGCGGAGCAAGCCAAAG TGGTGCTGGCCGAGGTGCTCAAGGCGTTCGGCGCCCCGGAGAACGCGCAGCGCCTGGATGAGGCGCGGGACAATGCCTGCAACGAcatgggcaagatgctgcagttCCTGCTGCCCGTGGCCACGCAGATCCAGCAGGACGTCATCAAAGCCTACGGCTTCAGCAGCGACGGGGAAG ggGTCCTGAAGTTTGCCCGGCTGATAAAATCCTATGAATCTCAGGACCCAGAGATCGCCAGCATGTCTGGGAAGCTGAAAGCCATGTTCCTGCCACCCATGACGCTGCCTCCGCATGGGTCGGGGACAGGTGGGGTGGCAGCCTCATGA